The proteins below are encoded in one region of Brachyspira intermedia PWS/A:
- a CDS encoding vWA domain-containing protein: MRNIRYKYLFVILSVVFISTLENLYGQIAVNTYSLEITTNDIEIVKFINGYQLYLKKKPNVYGYRIQLKSQDGFNSYLHIDNSGSTNSIVRIRESDYHYKLGEVFKVFIPQNVYLDRRNNNSPFTLRDNITLVLEAYNINNETLINNEIILKANNAEISTPTITLRNVEKEGDLYAFYLYYSGGDNGEYAFYVREGRTNTSYKLIDTSYGNTGNYDSSGIILEDTFNRSLGKKLYIKAYFKQLPEDRYLSFNVFNTQGESFTYPIDYVIETTNVQKEVVPPQIPNGGNEGPVQIRPRDRVIETSTNTIIVKKDAQPQKENNEIKILSSANIVENPVTEEKPIIEEPEVKENFNYNLEAMDNLNNASKSFNTPNNYVKDQEELSDKFKGIIKRYKDEGSIDLVVVLDTTESMHPYLKTIKRDIRGMVTELFDNHKYSRVGFLLYRDVKDTYLTKKIDFSDNINFINREVNYFYAAGGGDKAEPMYEALQEALETFDYINQKRLIIVITDAPAKVIGRANLDLNLSTAKQKNVTVEFVLASEIEEEEEDLSDDYLYFFNF, from the coding sequence ATGAGAAACATAAGATATAAATATTTGTTTGTTATTTTATCGGTAGTATTCATTTCTACTTTAGAAAATTTATATGGTCAAATCGCCGTAAATACCTATTCTTTAGAAATTACTACTAACGATATAGAAATAGTTAAGTTTATAAATGGATATCAGCTTTATTTAAAGAAAAAGCCGAATGTATACGGATATAGAATACAATTAAAAAGCCAAGATGGTTTTAATTCTTATCTTCATATTGATAATAGCGGCAGTACTAACTCTATAGTAAGAATAAGAGAAAGCGATTATCATTATAAACTTGGGGAAGTATTTAAAGTATTTATTCCACAAAATGTATATTTGGATAGAAGAAACAATAATTCTCCATTTACTTTAAGGGATAATATTACTCTAGTTTTAGAAGCCTATAATATCAACAATGAGACTTTAATAAATAATGAAATAATATTAAAGGCAAATAATGCAGAAATTTCAACACCTACTATAACACTTAGAAATGTTGAAAAAGAAGGCGATCTATATGCATTTTATCTATACTACTCTGGAGGCGATAATGGAGAATATGCATTTTATGTAAGAGAAGGAAGAACAAATACATCATATAAATTAATAGATACTTCTTATGGAAATACTGGAAATTATGACAGCAGCGGTATTATATTAGAAGATACTTTTAATAGATCATTAGGTAAAAAACTCTATATAAAAGCATATTTTAAACAGTTGCCTGAAGATAGATATTTATCTTTCAATGTATTTAATACTCAGGGTGAAAGCTTTACTTATCCTATAGATTATGTTATAGAAACTACAAATGTACAAAAGGAAGTAGTACCTCCTCAAATCCCTAACGGAGGAAATGAAGGTCCCGTACAAATAAGACCTAGAGATAGAGTTATAGAAACTTCTACAAATACTATAATAGTAAAAAAAGATGCTCAGCCTCAAAAAGAAAATAATGAGATAAAAATTTTATCTTCTGCTAATATTGTTGAAAATCCTGTAACAGAAGAAAAACCAATTATCGAAGAACCTGAAGTAAAAGAAAATTTCAATTATAACTTGGAAGCTATGGATAATTTAAATAATGCTAGTAAATCATTCAATACCCCTAATAATTATGTAAAAGATCAAGAAGAATTGAGTGATAAATTTAAAGGCATTATTAAAAGATATAAAGATGAAGGAAGCATAGACTTAGTTGTAGTGCTAGATACAACAGAAAGTATGCATCCTTATTTGAAAACTATAAAAAGAGATATAAGGGGTATGGTTACAGAATTATTCGATAATCATAAATATTCAAGAGTAGGTTTTTTGCTTTACAGAGATGTTAAAGATACTTATCTTACAAAAAAGATAGATTTCAGCGATAATATTAACTTTATAAATAGAGAAGTTAATTATTTCTATGCAGCAGGAGGCGGAGATAAGGCAGAACCTATGTATGAAGCTTTACAGGAAGCATTAGAAACATTTGATTATATTAATCAAAAAAGATTAATAATAGTTATCACAGATGCACCTGCTAAAGTTATTGGAAGAGCTAATTTGGATTTGAATTTATCTACAGCTAAACAAAAAAATGTTACTGTAGAATTTGTATTAGCTTCCGAAATAGAAGAAGAGGAAGAAGATCTTTCTGATGATTATTTATACTTCTTTAATTTCTAA
- a CDS encoding phosphatase PAP2 family protein produces the protein MQIINIFDKTIIEFAHSLHNNYQILDLFFSSITYLGESIPLMVFTIILIFIKRTRVCGINMAVSLFISIFIGAIILKPLIARERPFTDPIYNEYWIAVGKHLETSFSCPSSHTTASFAVLFPIFLYFNKKYSFIAVLIAALIGFSRIYLVVHYPSDVVFGAFIGITVSCLTYFIFKRLNIEYRLNQIPIINKFDNP, from the coding sequence ATGCAGATAATAAATATATTCGATAAAACTATAATAGAATTTGCTCATAGTTTACATAATAATTATCAAATATTAGATTTGTTTTTTTCATCTATAACATATTTAGGCGAATCAATTCCTTTGATGGTATTTACAATTATATTAATATTTATAAAAAGGACTAGAGTTTGCGGTATTAATATGGCTGTAAGTTTATTTATATCTATATTTATAGGAGCTATAATATTAAAACCATTGATAGCAAGAGAACGTCCTTTTACAGATCCCATTTATAATGAATATTGGATTGCTGTTGGCAAGCATCTTGAAACTTCATTTTCATGTCCTTCCTCTCATACTACTGCATCATTTGCTGTGCTTTTTCCTATTTTTCTTTATTTTAATAAGAAATATAGTTTTATAGCTGTATTGATTGCAGCATTAATAGGTTTTTCTAGAATTTATTTAGTAGTTCATTATCCTAGTGATGTAGTATTCGGGGCATTTATTGGGATAACAGTATCTTGTTTAACTTATTTTATTTTTAAAAGATTGAATATTGAATATAGATTAAATCAAATTCCAATCATAAATAAATTTGATAACCCATAA
- a CDS encoding 6-phospho-alpha-glucosidase — protein MKKHSVVIAGGGSTFTPEIILMLLSEEGRFPLSELKLYDNDAERQAIVGNACAIIMKERAPHVKFSFTTDPKEAFTGVDFVMAHIRVGKYEMRSLDEKIPLKYGCVGQETCGAGGMAYGMRSIGGVLEIIDYMEKYSPNAWMLNYSNPAAIVAEACRRLKPNSKVLNICDMPVGIEDIMASICGLKSRKEMQVRYFGLNHFGWWTSIIEKSTGRDLMPILKEFVSKNGYLHPSMEGHVDADWHSTYEKARDILAVSPNFMPNTYFKYYLFPDYVVSHSDINYTRTDMVRDGREKRVFGECKRITEAGTAKDSTFEVGGHATYIVDLACAISNNTGERMLLIVPNNGSIINFDPTAMVEIPCIVGCNGPEPLVMGEIPRFNKGLMEQQVAVEKLVVDAWIEGSYLKMWQAISMSRTVPSVEVAKKILDELIEANKKYWPELK, from the coding sequence ATGAAAAAACATTCAGTTGTTATAGCCGGAGGCGGAAGTACTTTTACGCCAGAAATTATTTTAATGCTTTTAAGTGAAGAAGGAAGATTTCCTTTATCAGAATTGAAATTATATGACAATGATGCAGAGAGACAGGCTATAGTTGGAAATGCTTGTGCTATCATCATGAAAGAGAGAGCTCCTCATGTTAAATTCTCTTTCACAACAGATCCTAAAGAGGCTTTCACTGGAGTTGATTTTGTTATGGCTCATATAAGAGTTGGTAAATATGAAATGCGTTCTTTAGATGAAAAAATACCTCTTAAATACGGATGCGTAGGACAGGAAACTTGCGGTGCCGGCGGTATGGCTTATGGTATGCGTTCTATAGGAGGAGTTTTAGAAATAATAGATTATATGGAAAAATATTCTCCTAATGCTTGGATGCTTAACTATTCTAACCCTGCTGCTATAGTTGCAGAAGCTTGCAGAAGATTAAAACCTAATTCTAAAGTTTTAAATATCTGTGATATGCCTGTTGGTATAGAAGATATTATGGCATCTATATGCGGTTTGAAATCAAGAAAAGAAATGCAAGTAAGATACTTCGGTTTGAACCATTTTGGTTGGTGGACTAGTATAATAGAAAAAAGCACAGGCAGAGATTTAATGCCTATATTAAAAGAATTCGTTTCTAAAAACGGATACTTACATCCATCTATGGAAGGACATGTAGATGCTGATTGGCATTCTACTTATGAGAAAGCTAGAGATATTTTGGCTGTTTCTCCAAACTTCATGCCTAATACTTATTTCAAATATTATTTATTTCCTGATTATGTAGTAAGTCATTCTGATATTAATTATACTAGAACTGATATGGTTAGAGATGGCAGAGAAAAAAGAGTATTTGGAGAATGTAAAAGAATAACAGAGGCTGGTACTGCTAAAGATTCTACATTTGAAGTAGGAGGACATGCTACTTATATAGTAGATTTAGCTTGTGCTATAAGCAATAATACAGGAGAAAGAATGTTATTGATAGTTCCTAATAATGGTTCTATAATAAACTTTGATCCTACTGCAATGGTTGAAATACCTTGTATAGTTGGCTGCAATGGTCCTGAACCTTTAGTAATGGGAGAAATTCCTAGATTCAATAAAGGATTAATGGAACAGCAAGTAGCTGTAGAAAAATTAGTTGTTGATGCTTGGATAGAAGGTTCATATTTGAAAATGTGGCAGGCTATCAGTATGTCAAGAACTGTTCCTAGTGTTGAAGTTGCTAAGAAAATATTAGATGAGTTAATAGAAGCTAATAAAAAATATTGGCCTGAATTAAAATAA
- a CDS encoding alpha-glucoside-specific PTS transporter subunit IIBC, whose product MFANIDLRASFQKFGAAMFVPVLLFSFSGLVVGLTIIFKDQAIVGNLANPDGVFYKLVFIIEEGAWTIFRNMPLFFCLGIPIGLSKMAPERAILATLICYLSYNYFIAAILKFWGLQFGVDFTQEAGGVSGLALIAGIKTLDTSIIGAIFIGVIITTIHNRFYETKLPDYLGVFQGTSFVHIIGFFVVLVLAFLTCLIWPKIQALIASMQQFLANAGGAGVFIYTFLERILIPTGLHHFIYGPFIYGPAVVPEGIEPYWIKHVAEFSNMVEPLKQLFPEGGFALHGNSKVFGAPGLALAIYFCANKENRERMAALLIPVTLTSILVGITEPLEFTFLFISPFLFFVHSILAASLATVLYVVGGVVGNYGSGLIAFITQNWIFAMKNHSSMVIANIVIGLIFTGIWFVVFRFLILKFNIPTPGRGDSKTKLYTKKDYKEREAKKSSFEDQAVIYLEALGGRNNIEHVTNCATRLRVTVKDMNLVKDVDAFKKGGAHGLVKKGNAIQIIVGLSVPQVKAKFEELLKTSE is encoded by the coding sequence ATGTTTGCTAATATTGATTTAAGGGCTAGTTTCCAAAAATTTGGGGCGGCCATGTTTGTACCGGTATTGCTTTTTTCTTTTTCCGGTTTAGTTGTAGGATTAACTATTATTTTTAAAGATCAGGCTATAGTAGGAAATTTGGCTAATCCTGATGGCGTATTCTACAAATTAGTATTTATAATAGAAGAAGGTGCTTGGACTATATTCAGAAATATGCCTTTATTTTTCTGTTTAGGTATTCCTATAGGACTTTCAAAAATGGCGCCTGAAAGAGCAATATTAGCAACTTTGATATGCTACTTATCATATAATTATTTTATAGCTGCTATACTTAAATTTTGGGGTCTTCAGTTTGGAGTTGATTTCACTCAAGAAGCAGGCGGAGTAAGCGGTTTAGCTTTAATAGCAGGTATTAAAACATTAGATACAAGCATAATAGGGGCAATATTTATAGGTGTAATTATTACTACAATTCATAATAGATTTTATGAAACAAAACTTCCAGATTATTTGGGAGTATTTCAAGGAACATCTTTTGTACATATTATAGGTTTCTTTGTTGTATTGGTTTTAGCATTCTTAACATGTTTAATATGGCCTAAAATACAGGCTTTAATAGCTTCAATGCAGCAATTCCTAGCAAATGCAGGCGGAGCAGGAGTATTTATATATACTTTCTTAGAAAGAATATTAATACCTACAGGACTTCACCATTTCATTTATGGACCTTTTATTTACGGGCCAGCTGTTGTTCCTGAAGGTATAGAACCTTATTGGATAAAACATGTTGCTGAATTTTCAAATATGGTTGAGCCTCTTAAACAATTATTCCCTGAAGGCGGATTTGCTTTGCATGGAAACTCTAAAGTATTTGGAGCTCCCGGACTTGCTTTAGCTATTTATTTCTGTGCTAATAAAGAGAATCGTGAGAGAATGGCTGCTTTGCTTATTCCTGTAACATTAACATCAATACTTGTAGGTATTACTGAACCTTTAGAGTTTACATTTTTATTTATATCTCCTTTCTTATTTTTTGTGCATTCTATTTTGGCTGCTAGTTTAGCCACAGTATTATATGTAGTTGGAGGCGTAGTAGGAAACTATGGATCAGGATTAATAGCTTTTATAACGCAAAACTGGATATTTGCTATGAAAAATCATTCATCTATGGTTATAGCAAATATTGTTATAGGGCTTATATTTACTGGTATATGGTTTGTTGTATTTAGATTTTTGATATTAAAATTTAATATTCCTACTCCTGGAAGGGGCGATAGTAAGACTAAACTATATACTAAAAAAGATTATAAAGAAAGAGAAGCTAAAAAATCAAGTTTTGAGGATCAGGCTGTTATCTATCTAGAGGCATTGGGTGGAAGAAATAATATAGAGCATGTTACTAACTGTGCTACTAGATTGAGAGTAACAGTTAAAGATATGAATCTTGTTAAAGATGTAGATGCATTCAAAAAAGGTGGTGCTCATGGACTTGTTAAAAAAGGAAATGCTATACAAATAATAGTAGGTTTATCAGTGCCTCAAGTAAAAGCTAAATTTGAAGAACTTTTGAAAACTAGTGAATAA
- a CDS encoding family 4 glycosyl hydrolase has protein sequence MIKFVLVGAGSAQFGCDMLGDIFSTKSLEGSHITLLDINPNALKKVYDYVKEFIEANKLNFTVDATTDRKEAFKNAEFIISSIEVGDRFQLWDEDWKIPMQYGIHQVYGENGGPGGVFHSLRIIPPILDIVKDAMDICPNAYIFNFSNPMTAICTAVKRVYPNARFIGMCHEIGWLHKWLPKILRMNYDSLDIKAGGLNHFSCLLEIKDKKSGKDLYPDVLKNAHGYFEHEVGYSDLLKYAKANNAFSKTESFDHSIEEKLKGEFIWADRRLLKVILEKYKLLPITVDSHFGEYIGWAWDVVDHRGILDFYELYRTVLSKAEPKIELRVKERASSIIDGIVTNESYVEEAVNILNDGLIEDLPSWIAVEVPAEISKDGVKGVKLNNVPKGYLSLLRNYVSVYDLTAEAAIHHKKEYAIQAILANPVVNVCKNIEEMVDRMIDSQKPYLDYLK, from the coding sequence ATGATTAAATTTGTTTTGGTAGGTGCAGGAAGTGCACAATTCGGATGTGATATGCTTGGAGATATTTTCTCTACTAAGTCTTTAGAAGGCTCTCATATAACTTTACTTGATATTAACCCTAATGCTTTGAAAAAAGTATATGATTATGTTAAAGAGTTTATTGAGGCTAATAAATTAAATTTTACTGTTGATGCCACTACAGATAGGAAAGAGGCTTTCAAAAATGCTGAATTTATTATAAGTTCAATAGAAGTAGGGGATAGATTTCAATTATGGGATGAGGATTGGAAAATACCTATGCAGTATGGTATTCATCAGGTTTATGGAGAAAACGGAGGACCTGGAGGAGTATTCCACTCTTTAAGAATTATTCCGCCTATTTTGGATATAGTAAAAGATGCTATGGATATATGTCCTAATGCTTATATATTCAATTTTTCAAATCCTATGACTGCTATATGTACTGCTGTAAAAAGAGTTTATCCTAATGCTAGATTTATAGGTATGTGCCATGAGATAGGCTGGCTTCATAAATGGCTTCCAAAAATTTTAAGAATGAATTATGACTCATTGGATATTAAGGCAGGAGGACTTAATCATTTCAGCTGCTTATTAGAGATTAAAGACAAAAAAAGCGGAAAAGATTTATATCCTGATGTATTAAAAAATGCACATGGTTATTTTGAGCATGAAGTTGGATATAGTGATTTATTAAAATACGCTAAAGCAAATAATGCATTTTCAAAAACAGAAAGTTTTGATCACTCTATAGAAGAAAAATTAAAAGGGGAATTTATATGGGCTGACAGAAGATTATTAAAAGTAATATTAGAAAAATATAAATTATTACCTATAACAGTTGACAGCCATTTCGGTGAATATATAGGCTGGGCTTGGGACGTTGTTGATCATAGAGGAATATTAGATTTCTATGAATTATACAGAACTGTACTTTCTAAAGCAGAACCTAAAATAGAATTGAGAGTAAAAGAAAGAGCTTCAAGCATAATAGACGGTATAGTTACAAATGAAAGCTATGTAGAAGAGGCTGTTAATATTTTGAATGATGGATTAATAGAAGATTTACCTAGCTGGATAGCAGTTGAAGTTCCTGCTGAAATAAGCAAAGACGGAGTTAAAGGCGTAAAATTAAATAATGTTCCTAAAGGTTATTTATCACTTTTAAGAAATTATGTAAGCGTATATGATTTAACTGCTGAAGCTGCTATACATCATAAAAAAGAATATGCTATACAGGCTATACTTGCTAACCCTGTTGTTAATGTATGTAAAAATATTGAAGAGATGGTGGATAGAATGATAGATTCTCAAAAACCATATTTAGATTATTTAAAATAA
- a CDS encoding substrate-binding domain-containing protein, producing the protein MVQKEKVENIAKILNIAETTVKRFFYSPEKLHSDTFREIMSVLAEYYPEDLRSIVKSDYRDILFILRDHNLMVASDIIKYLQKITLKYNISIRLYENSENIPLNILINKNKKKWSDIRGIISLSTETEEITNDFLIPTVFLNMPQQEYGLNIDVNDYLGGKLAIEHLYENNWRNPAFVGHYELSGDIVERYEGVKTACENLNIDCKLFNTYNFSMEESYNITRQILQDKTIDSIFYFCDQMAIGGIKAINEYGYEMGKDIGVIGFDNLEISEFLGLSSMDQKLYEKILYSIEYILFGNGKPFTEKSPLISYTPEVIARKSSLRK; encoded by the coding sequence ATGGTACAGAAAGAGAAAGTTGAGAATATTGCTAAGATTTTGAATATTGCAGAAACAACAGTAAAAAGATTTTTCTATTCTCCTGAAAAACTGCATAGTGATACTTTTAGGGAGATAATGTCTGTTTTAGCTGAATACTATCCTGAAGATTTAAGATCAATAGTAAAATCAGACTATAGAGATATACTATTCATATTAAGAGATCATAATTTAATGGTAGCTTCTGATATAATTAAATATCTTCAGAAAATAACTTTAAAATATAATATTTCAATAAGACTGTATGAAAATAGTGAAAATATACCTTTGAATATACTTATTAATAAAAACAAAAAGAAATGGAGTGATATTAGAGGCATCATAAGTTTATCAACTGAAACTGAAGAAATTACAAATGACTTTTTAATTCCTACAGTATTTTTGAATATGCCTCAGCAGGAATACGGATTAAATATAGATGTTAATGATTATTTAGGCGGTAAATTAGCCATAGAACATTTATACGAAAATAATTGGAGAAATCCTGCCTTTGTTGGACATTATGAATTAAGCGGAGATATAGTAGAAAGATATGAAGGAGTAAAAACTGCATGCGAAAATCTTAATATAGATTGCAAACTATTTAACACATATAATTTTTCTATGGAAGAATCATACAATATAACAAGGCAAATTTTACAGGATAAAACAATAGATTCTATTTTTTATTTTTGCGATCAAATGGCTATAGGAGGAATTAAAGCTATAAATGAATATGGATATGAAATGGGAAAAGATATAGGTGTAATAGGATTTGATAATTTAGAAATATCAGAATTTTTAGGATTAAGCTCTATGGATCAGAAATTATATGAAAAAATTCTATACTCTATAGAATATATTTTATTTGGAAACGGAAAACCTTTTACAGAGAAATCTCCTTTAATAAGTTATACTCCTGAGGTAATAGCAAGAAAAAGCTCTTTAAGGAAATAA
- the bioD gene encoding ATP-dependent dethiobiotin synthetase BioD, with protein MKLFCVISDKSHVGKTYISSHIVSSLKMLDKSVCYYKPFVMEVRDNKLFDPEYIKNTTSLKASEIFVSYATNGNISPLHSINAKIDERDITDLIDENNNIYDYMVFESLSLYSPIKENYNFMDLMLDIEKENEIHIIPIVEYDSNVIHSSLEQVELFHTRGFKIPFIIINVKKDVFVSSNVIKYITSQIDPIKVHITEFDNNAGISKINDIKYPNIIKDLF; from the coding sequence ATGAAGCTGTTTTGTGTTATATCTGATAAGAGTCATGTTGGTAAGACTTATATTTCTTCTCATATAGTGTCATCATTAAAGATGCTGGATAAAAGTGTATGCTATTATAAACCTTTTGTAATGGAAGTAAGAGATAATAAATTATTCGACCCTGAATATATAAAAAATACAACTTCTTTAAAAGCTTCAGAAATATTTGTTTCCTATGCTACTAATGGAAATATATCTCCTCTTCACAGTATTAATGCAAAAATAGATGAAAGAGATATTACTGATCTTATAGATGAAAATAATAATATTTATGATTATATGGTGTTTGAATCATTATCTTTATATTCGCCTATAAAAGAGAATTATAATTTTATGGATTTAATGCTTGATATAGAAAAAGAAAATGAAATTCATATAATACCTATTGTAGAATATGATTCTAATGTTATACATTCATCTTTAGAGCAGGTGGAATTATTTCATACTAGAGGATTTAAAATACCTTTCATAATTATCAATGTAAAAAAAGATGTATTTGTTTCATCTAATGTTATAAAATATATTACAAGTCAAATAGATCCTATAAAAGTGCATATAACAGAATTTGATAATAATGCAGGAATATCAAAAATAAATGATATTAAATATCCTAATATAATTAAAGATTTATTTTAG
- a CDS encoding alpha-amylase/4-alpha-glucanotransferase domain-containing protein: protein MKTINLILGNHNHQPVGNFDFVFENTYKNAYKPFLDILEKYKDIKFNFHYTGCLLEWLEKNHPEHIQALKKLAEEKRIEMQSGGFYEPIMPSIPDKDKDIQIKKLNEYIEKNFNITPQGAWIAERVWEPTLVKNLAMNGIKYIMLDDSQFLTTGIDTKNMFGYFITDNENYKLNIFPISQELRYLIPFRDVEKSIEYLKSIATEEGDRVVVLHDDGEKYGDWPGTQKWVYEDKWLEKFFDALTKEKDTIITTTYSEYMEKHPPISRIYIPTGSYEEMLTWVLPAKVQDEFHSKQEELKKSEDNEIVSRFMRGGFWRNYFSKYSESNRMNKRMIFTSNMIGEITDSNYKEKEEALSYLLKGQCNCPYWHGTFGGLYLNNLRHATYANLIKATSISLEKVYGRKYFLSHSLDFDMDGREEIMISCENAGLVFHTLSGSLIEWDLKKGNPTNLIDCLRRREEAYHIAAVRNSNNNQNNDEHVSIHEIAKKVDDKIAKYLVFDKNEKVFGVDHFLNKMPTAEEFQLLKYEENADFYNLHYDVLENLINKDYATVSFEKTSKVNGKDIHLVKRYIVNNDGKFSVESIIENKSNEDIEFVYALENNITLLAGQEPDRYYIGGNEKVSNNLSDCGEYKGTVFGMADESYIKINVLMEASEETVFLYMPNFTISDAVDKLEMNYQNSTIVCCKNISLKAGEKVKYKVKLDVKYI from the coding sequence TAACCATAATCATCAGCCGGTTGGCAATTTTGACTTTGTATTTGAAAATACATATAAAAATGCTTATAAGCCTTTTTTAGATATATTAGAAAAATATAAAGACATAAAATTTAATTTTCACTATACAGGCTGTTTATTAGAATGGCTTGAAAAGAATCACCCAGAACATATTCAGGCTTTGAAAAAACTTGCAGAAGAAAAAAGAATAGAAATGCAAAGCGGCGGTTTTTATGAACCTATAATGCCTTCAATACCGGATAAAGATAAAGATATACAGATAAAAAAATTAAATGAATATATAGAAAAGAATTTTAATATTACTCCTCAAGGTGCTTGGATTGCTGAGAGAGTTTGGGAGCCTACATTAGTTAAGAATTTAGCTATGAATGGCATCAAATATATAATGCTTGATGATTCTCAGTTTTTAACTACAGGAATAGACACTAAAAATATGTTTGGTTACTTTATAACTGATAATGAGAATTATAAATTAAATATATTCCCAATATCTCAGGAACTTCGTTATTTAATACCGTTTAGAGATGTTGAAAAGTCCATTGAATATTTAAAATCAATAGCTACTGAAGAAGGCGACAGAGTTGTAGTTCTTCATGATGACGGTGAAAAATACGGAGATTGGCCTGGTACTCAAAAATGGGTATATGAAGATAAATGGCTTGAAAAGTTTTTTGATGCCCTTACAAAAGAAAAAGATACGATTATCACTACTACATACAGTGAATATATGGAGAAACATCCTCCTATATCAAGAATTTATATACCTACAGGCTCTTATGAAGAAATGCTTACTTGGGTTTTACCTGCTAAAGTACAGGATGAATTCCATTCAAAACAGGAAGAATTAAAAAAATCTGAAGATAATGAAATTGTAAGCAGATTTATGAGAGGCGGTTTCTGGAGAAATTATTTCAGCAAGTATTCTGAAAGCAATAGAATGAATAAAAGAATGATATTTACTTCCAATATGATAGGGGAGATTACAGATTCTAATTATAAAGAAAAAGAAGAGGCTTTGAGTTATTTATTAAAGGGGCAGTGTAATTGTCCTTATTGGCATGGTACATTCGGCGGTCTTTATTTAAATAATTTAAGACATGCTACTTATGCTAATTTAATTAAGGCTACTTCTATATCTTTAGAGAAAGTTTATGGAAGAAAATATTTTTTAAGTCATAGCTTGGATTTTGATATGGACGGCAGAGAGGAGATCATGATTTCATGTGAGAATGCCGGATTAGTTTTCCATACTTTAAGCGGATCTTTAATAGAATGGGATTTGAAAAAAGGAAACCCTACTAATTTAATAGATTGTCTTAGAAGAAGGGAAGAGGCTTATCATATAGCTGCTGTAAGAAATTCTAATAATAATCAAAATAATGATGAGCATGTATCAATACATGAAATAGCAAAAAAAGTTGATGATAAGATTGCTAAATATTTGGTATTCGATAAAAATGAAAAAGTATTCGGAGTTGACCACTTCCTAAATAAAATGCCTACTGCTGAAGAATTCCAATTATTAAAATATGAAGAAAATGCAGATTTTTATAATCTTCATTATGATGTTTTGGAAAATCTTATCAATAAAGATTATGCTACCGTATCTTTTGAAAAGACTTCAAAGGTTAATGGCAAAGATATACATTTGGTAAAAAGATATATTGTAAACAATGACGGAAAATTTTCTGTTGAATCTATTATAGAAAATAAATCTAATGAAGATATAGAATTTGTATATGCTTTAGAAAATAATATAACATTGCTTGCAGGACAGGAACCAGACAGATATTATATAGGAGGCAATGAAAAAGTTTCTAATAATTTGTCTGATTGCGGAGAATACAAAGGAACAGTTTTCGGTATGGCCGATGAATCATATATAAAAATAAATGTATTAATGGAAGCAAGCGAAGAAACAGTGTTCTTATATATGCCTAACTTCACTATATCCGATGCTGTTGATAAACTAGAGATGAATTATCAAAATTCTACTATAGTATGCTGCAAAAATATATCATTAAAAGCAGGTGAAAAAGTTAAATATAAAGTAAAATTAGATGTTAAATATATTTAA